A region of the Saccharomyces eubayanus strain FM1318 chromosome V, whole genome shotgun sequence genome:
TATCAGGTGGGAAATTCGGTGGAACACAGTGGAGCCTTGCCTTCCGGGCCATTGTCTCTGGCAGTGGCCCCTGCTCGTGAGAGAAGAAACTTGCTGGGGAACCAGTCTTTACCGACCGTTGCTATCAGAAATTGAACGGGGCCCGGTCCCGCCGGGCCTCGATGGGAACGGCAACGGTTGTTCCGTTTGACTTGTCGCCCGCCACGGCGCGCTGCAAGGTCTGTTGAGTGCAATCGTAGGACGCCATTCGTGGCGAACCCGATACCGATTACTGCTGCTGCTCCATCCCAATTCCgactttccttttttgaaTCTGGATTTGCTTGGGAAATgaacagaaaataatactattgattttttttatatttacatGCTAGAAACAGGACCCGATTAGATATATAGTTATATACGCCAGTACACACTAACGCCCCAGGCCTTGACCCAAAGCGGCGTTCTGCTCTTGGAAACGTTGTCCTACACGCTCGCTGTGCTTTAGGAACTTCTCTGAACACTTCATGATGCACGTTTGTTCCTTGTTGGTAAGCTTGGAAGTTGTGAAGTCGTTGACACAGTCCGTGAAACACCTTTCTACTAAGTTGGAGTATAAACGCATGAAATCCTTCATTTGCTTTTGTTCCACCACTTTCTGGAActcttgttgttctttaGAATTCAATGCGTCCATCTCTGCGGTCCtgtcttgttctttttttggtcttAGTTGTTTGAATGTCTAGATTTTGCCATGATATTAAGACTATTTCCTTTATAAAGCCATGggagctttttttttcttccgtttcttcgtcattttgaaattaacGGCCGAGCAATTCCCGGGTAATAACGGTTATCATCAAAATGAACGGCTTGTCTTGGTTTCGGTATACATGCATGCACTTTACTTATGGTACATAtctatttttcaattttggcTGCCGCATCTCTTCAAGTAAGCTTCCCAGCCTGCCTTTCTGTAACGCTCACCTTCCACGTTGACATCTCTGCCCTTGGCAAATAGCCCTCTTCCCACGATAATGATGTCGGATCCAGTAGAGACTACGTCATCCACAGTTCTATACTGTTGGCCCAATGCGTCTCCCTTGTCGTCTAGCCCTACACCGGGCGTCATAATCAACCAGTCGTACCCTTCGTCTCTACCGCCCATGTCTTTTTGAGCGATAAACCCAATAACAAAGTCTTTGTCACTCTTGGCAATGTTCACAGTGCCCTTGGTGTACTCCCCAGTAGCTAGAGATCCCTTGCATGATAATTCTGCTAGCATCAGAAGAGCTCTAGGCTCTTTGGTGGCCTCCTCTGCGGCTTCTTTCAACCCGCTGACAATGCCAGGACCCACCACACCGTGCGCATTGGTGATGTCTGCCCACTCAGCTATCCTATATACACCTGATGAGTACTGCAGCTTCACTGTGTTACCGATATCTGCGAACTTTCTGTCTTCAAATAGCAGAAAATTATGCTTAGCGGATAGCTGTTTTAGCGGTTTGACAGTGCCCTCCATGGAAAAGTCAGTCAAGATGTCGACATGTGTCTTCAGTAGACATATCTTAGGACCTAAAGCTTCTACTAATTCGAGCAGCTCCTTTGTGGTGTGAACATCCAAAGAAGCACACAAgtttgtttgcttttcgTGCATAATGTTTAATAATTTGGCAGCAACTGGGCTAGGATGAGCAGCAGCACGTTCTTTATAAGTAGCGTTAgacatattcttttctatGGATCACTTTTTTCTGGAGAATTTTGCACCATAGAGCTAAACCACAGACAAAATAAATCGTAGGTCTTTCGAGCAGTGCACTTATATACACAAATATACGCTATACCTCTCGTCCAGATGCTTTCTTCCCTTCGCTCGGAAATTACCGAgcatgaaaaatttcaagaataccagaatcaaataaaaaaaataaaaaaaaagaaaacataaGAGAAAGGGGCGCTTGTTACAGGTAGTTAACATAAGAATAACAACcgtttctgttttctttgttttgtgGCACCGCTACTGGAGAACAATGAGCGGTATAGCAGAAGACGCTGAAGAAGGTTACGGTGATTTTTCCACTATCGCTAGGGAGAAGGCTTCCGAATCTAAGTGGAAGTAGTTATCGACACGTTTTTTTACCGCTGCTATGGTTAATTTCTCATTGACTCCAATGCACCTATTCTATCATTGGACAGTGTTCACCGATAATCCAAAGTTAACCAATGTCTCTATGTTAGCATACGCAGCGCTTATATCTATCTGGTGGTTTTCAGTATGGAAGGAAAGAGCGTGTAGAATCCAAAAGAAGGCCCAATTTCCAAGATGTTCGAGGATGCCCTGCTTTCTTTGTCGTGCCAAAAGAGAACAGCCTAGGCAATTCAAATTCGGGTCTTGGttaagttttttcttcttatacGCCTTTTTAGCTTGTTTCATTTGGTCAATCCAATCATTCCCTATAAGGTACGAAACGCCCGATTGGAAAGAGATATCCCAGTTTATTGCACTGGATATTGGCGTCATATTGATCAACTTTATTATAGCTTATTCTTTTAAAGTATATTATTTGCACGATGAAGGGATATCGCTAACCGAAATTGACATAGCTTAGTTTAGGATTGGTTTCTTGCAATACATTTTACGTTCGCACGGTTTAAAAGGAGAAGATAAGTACGCGTGCTGAAGCTACGTCTATGAAAAATCAGAGCCAACAAAATTAGTGTATTCAGTAGTTACACGGTTGTCAAAATAGAGTACACTTCTTTGATAATGGGTACCTCGCATAATAAAATATTGTTCTTCAGGAGGAATTAGCGGTGAGATATGAAGATGATATGATCAAACGACCACTTGAATATTATTGCTATCAATGGATATcagtattttctttgtgaTATCGAAGGCGATTATACAACACTGACAGCTTCCGTATAATGCTATTTATTGGAATAAGTGATTCTGGACATAACATTCCTCATGTTGAATAGGTAATCTCGAACATTCTTTAATATGATATTAATTATGTTAAAACTGAAATAAACATACCTAATGAATATRAGTACAAATATCTATTGATTGAACAGAAATTAGCATATAAGGAGATGAGCTATACATGATAACTTATTGTCCATATTCTTAATTGGGTTTAAAATAACtaatcagcgtgtgttttatatacccCTCTTCTATGatttaagaaagaactgcttattcttaacTTTTACAACGTACTAAAGCaacttattattattatactGAAATAAACATTTTACCTTATGCTTAGGGATGTTAGTGAAAATCTTAACATGGACGCctttaaaaataagaatTCCCACTAATCAAGGCTTGCGTGGCGTAATGGCAACGCGTCTGACTTCTAATCAGAAGATTATGGGTTCGACCCCCATCGTGagcttttatttttattacttTCCACCTGGAAGGAAAGTGCgcaaaaaactttttttgtgAAAATTTGGCGACCTGttatgaagaaaagttaaatctttatttttaaatttttagaTTCTTGTTTaaaagtatatatgtaaataATCACTACATATACAAAAGAtaaaacgaaaaaataaatgagTTCAATTTTCACCAActaatttcttcaatcttTCAACCTCGTTTTCCAACTGGTAATTTTTGGACAGTAGTTGCTCAACTTTGTCTTCGAGTTGCTTCATTCTTTGCAGCTTTCTTGCACGGGAACGTCTTGCGGCCTCTGTGTTTCTAGCACGTTTTAGAGCAGCAGGATCGCTAGATTCAGGCACAATTGGAGACAGTGGAATCGAGCGTTGTTTACGGTTGTAAGCAACAACCCCTAAGTGATCTAGTCTCGAttcctcatcatcttcatcttcatcgtggtgatgatggtggtggtgatgaGATTTCTTAACGATAGAATTTGGTTTCTTTGCACGTTTGGTTTGGCTCAATTTAGCATCTTCTAGTATAGGGGTTGGCAAGAATGAAGTTGTTGATACTTCTAGGTTAGATGGTACCAAAGAGGCTTCTTCAGTAGATTCAATTGCCTTGTCAGCCGATAAAACGTCATCGGAGGTGACTGGAATGTCGTTGTCAAACAGAGAAGTCCATTCTTTAGAATTGTCTTCTAGGTTTTCGTATTCAAACATTGGAGTCGAATCAGTACttgaagagaagaaagattcTACCACAGCGGCGTCTAGTTCTGAAATTGGTAAAGCAGTCTCAGTGTTGGAAGCAGTTGCTGTTTGAGGTAGagtaaaatcaaaatcaaggTTTGAAGGAGCATCTTGCTTGATCATTGGGTCTTCTTCAGCCTTGATAAATTTATCGAAGATTAATTGACCAACGACTGGTTTAGCGATAGAAGATGAGGTGGAGGTAGAAGTGTTTTCGTTGGTTGGTTTGGAACCATCCAATGGTGAAAACCCCATTGGATTCAAAG
Encoded here:
- the GCN4 gene encoding amino acid starvation-responsive transcription factor GCN4, whose amino-acid sequence is MSEYQPSLFALNPMGFSPLDGSKPTNENTSTSTSSSIAKPVVGQLIFDKFIKAEEDPMIKQDAPSNLDFDFTLPQTATASNTETALPISELDAAVVESFFSSSTDSTPMFEYENLEDNSKEWTSLFDNDIPVTSDDVLSADKAIESTEEASLVPSNLEVSTTSFLPTPILEDAKLSQTKRAKKPNSIVKKSHHHHHHHHDEDEDDEESRLDHLGVVAYNRKQRSIPLSPIVPESSDPAALKRARNTEAARRSRARKLQRMKQLEDKVEQLLSKNYQLENEVERLKKLVGEN
- the URA3 gene encoding orotidine-5'-phosphate decarboxylase, encoding MSNATYKERAAAHPSPVAAKLLNIMHEKQTNLCASLDVHTTKELLELVEALGPKICLLKTHVDILTDFSMEGTVKPLKQLSAKHNFLLFEDRKFADIGNTVKLQYSSGVYRIAEWADITNAHGVVGPGIVSGLKEAAEEATKEPRALLMLAELSCKGSLATGEYTKGTVNIAKSDKDFVIGFIAQKDMGGRDEGYDWLIMTPGVGLDDKGDALGQQYRTVDDVVSTGSDIIIVGRGLFAKGRDVNVEGERYRKAGWEAYLKRCGSQN
- the TIM9 gene encoding protein transporter TIM9, which codes for MDALNSKEQQEFQKVVEQKQMKDFMRLYSNLVERCFTDCVNDFTTSKLTNKEQTCIMKCSEKFLKHSERVGQRFQEQNAALGQGLGR